The Pseudarthrobacter sp. NS4 genome includes a window with the following:
- a CDS encoding IclR family transcriptional regulator, with amino-acid sequence MAEKAAGGVQSVERVFELLELITDAGGDVTLSELSSSTDLPLPTIHRLLRTLVALGYIRQLPNRRYALGPRLIRLGEGANKQLGAVARPQLKGLVDRLGETSNMAVLDSDMVIYVAQVPSLHSMRMFTEVGRRAHTHDTGVGKAILAQLDDDVVRGIVARTGMPTPTAKSIGDIESLLDDLGKIRERGYSIDEEEQELGVRCFAMAVPNAPTPAAISVSGPVSRVDQSFAERAVPLLREAAQAISDELNRN; translated from the coding sequence ATGGCTGAAAAAGCCGCCGGAGGCGTGCAGTCCGTTGAGCGCGTCTTCGAACTTCTGGAACTGATCACTGACGCGGGCGGCGACGTCACCCTCAGTGAACTGTCCTCATCCACGGACCTGCCGCTGCCTACCATCCACCGGCTCCTGCGTACCCTCGTGGCGCTCGGCTACATCCGCCAGCTGCCCAACCGCCGCTACGCCCTTGGCCCCCGGCTCATCCGGCTGGGCGAAGGAGCCAACAAGCAGCTTGGAGCCGTGGCCCGCCCGCAGCTTAAGGGCCTCGTGGACAGGCTGGGGGAGACCTCCAACATGGCGGTGCTCGATTCGGACATGGTCATTTACGTGGCCCAGGTGCCTTCCCTGCATTCCATGCGGATGTTCACCGAAGTGGGCCGCCGGGCCCACACACACGACACCGGCGTGGGCAAGGCCATCCTCGCCCAGCTCGATGACGACGTGGTCCGCGGCATCGTGGCCCGCACTGGCATGCCCACTCCTACGGCCAAGAGCATCGGGGACATCGAGTCGCTGCTGGATGACCTCGGCAAGATCCGCGAACGCGGTTACTCCATTGACGAGGAGGAACAGGAGCTGGGCGTGCGGTGCTTCGCCATGGCGGTACCCAACGCCCCCACTCCTGCCGCAATCTCCGTGTCGGGGCCGGTATCCCGGGTGGACCAGTCGTTCGCCGAACGCGCCGTGCCGCTGCTCCGCGAAGCCGCCCAGGCGATCTCGGACGAGTTGAACCGCAACTGA
- a CDS encoding nucleoside deaminase, producing MSTTVTAEDFLARSIRLATANVLNSGGPFGAMIVTADGKTFDGVNRVTADNDPTAHAEVTAIRTACRELGTFDLSGAVLYTSCEPCPMCLASALWARVERVVYAADRHDAASVGFDDAVFYEYFENQDRDSLMPVSKLALGDPQAPGPLEPFNTWNALESRIDY from the coding sequence ATGAGTACCACCGTCACGGCCGAGGATTTTCTGGCCAGATCCATCCGGCTGGCAACGGCCAACGTCCTGAACAGCGGAGGGCCTTTCGGGGCCATGATCGTCACTGCGGACGGCAAAACGTTCGACGGCGTCAACCGCGTCACTGCGGACAACGATCCAACGGCCCACGCCGAAGTCACCGCCATCCGCACCGCCTGCCGCGAACTCGGCACCTTCGACCTCAGCGGCGCAGTCCTCTACACCAGCTGCGAGCCATGCCCCATGTGCCTGGCCTCAGCACTCTGGGCCCGCGTCGAGCGGGTGGTCTACGCCGCCGACCGCCACGACGCCGCCTCCGTCGGCTTCGATGACGCAGTCTTCTACGAATACTTCGAAAACCAGGACAGGGACTCCCTGATGCCGGTCTCCAAGCTGGCGCTGGGCGATCCCCAGGCGCCGGGCCCGCTGGAGCCGTTCAACACCTGGAACGCGCTCGAATCCAGGATCGACTACTAG
- a CDS encoding SCO4226 family nickel-binding protein, with protein MATFMDVHHNMVGLTPEQLHAAHDADLAIQADEHVDFKNAWADPESGVVYCLSEAPSADAVKRIHERAGHPADEIHPVPLIV; from the coding sequence ATGGCAACCTTTATGGACGTGCACCACAACATGGTCGGTCTAACCCCGGAGCAGTTGCACGCTGCGCATGATGCAGATTTGGCGATCCAGGCTGACGAGCATGTTGACTTCAAGAATGCTTGGGCAGATCCTGAATCCGGCGTGGTCTATTGCCTCTCGGAGGCTCCATCCGCCGACGCAGTAAAGCGCATCCACGAGAGGGCGGGTCATCCGGCTGACGAAATCCATCCCGTCCCGCTCATTGTGTGA
- a CDS encoding NCS2 family permease, whose amino-acid sequence MTILDQSHEEHSAPSPRTPKPAPGTPKPPASNAILDRFFHISQRGSTLAREFRGGLVTFFTMAYIVILNPLILGGFSADNAPTDVAGGWLSAAQVGAVTGLTAGVMTILFGLVANLPFGLAAGLGINSFLAVSVIQEVTWAEAMGLVVINGILIVLFGVTGARTAIFRAVPKELKAAITVGIGLFIAFIGFVDSGFVRPTAGGPPVQLGDGGSITSVPTLVFVVGLLAMGILVARKVQGGLLIGIVGTTVLAAVVEAIFKIGPASATNPGGWHLNTPVLSGQLVSAPDLALVGQFDLFGSFARIGGLAATMLVFTLVFTNFFDAMGTMTGLAKSAGVAHKDGTFPRLKSAFVVEGIGAVAGGATSGSSNTVYIDSAAGIGEGARTGLASVVTGVLFLGSMFLTPLTSVVPLEVAAAALVVVGAMMMAQIREIKFSKFSVALPAFLTIVTMPLSYSIANGIGVGFVSWAIIGAASGKFKKIHPLMWVVSAGFLVYFARGPINVLLGA is encoded by the coding sequence ATGACCATCCTGGACCAGTCCCACGAGGAGCATTCGGCTCCATCACCCCGCACCCCCAAGCCGGCACCAGGCACCCCCAAGCCGCCGGCGTCCAACGCCATCCTTGACCGCTTCTTCCACATCAGCCAACGCGGCTCCACGCTGGCCCGTGAATTCCGCGGCGGCCTGGTCACCTTCTTCACCATGGCGTACATCGTTATCCTCAACCCCCTGATCCTTGGCGGGTTCAGTGCGGACAACGCGCCCACCGACGTCGCCGGGGGCTGGCTGTCCGCCGCGCAGGTAGGCGCCGTCACCGGCCTGACTGCCGGCGTGATGACCATCCTGTTCGGCCTCGTGGCCAACCTGCCGTTCGGCCTGGCAGCCGGGCTCGGCATCAACTCCTTCCTGGCCGTCTCTGTGATCCAGGAAGTCACCTGGGCCGAGGCCATGGGCCTGGTGGTGATCAACGGCATCCTGATCGTGCTGTTCGGCGTCACCGGCGCCCGGACGGCAATCTTCCGGGCCGTGCCCAAGGAACTGAAGGCCGCCATCACCGTGGGCATCGGCCTGTTCATCGCCTTCATCGGCTTTGTGGACTCCGGATTCGTCCGGCCCACGGCGGGCGGGCCTCCCGTCCAGCTGGGCGACGGCGGGTCCATCACCTCCGTGCCCACGCTGGTGTTCGTCGTCGGACTCCTGGCCATGGGCATCCTGGTGGCACGCAAGGTCCAGGGCGGCCTGCTGATCGGCATCGTGGGCACCACCGTGCTCGCCGCCGTCGTCGAAGCCATTTTCAAGATCGGCCCTGCCAGCGCCACCAACCCCGGCGGCTGGCACCTGAACACTCCGGTCCTCTCCGGACAGCTCGTCTCGGCCCCGGACCTGGCACTCGTGGGGCAGTTCGACCTCTTCGGATCGTTCGCCCGGATCGGTGGACTTGCCGCCACCATGCTGGTTTTCACGCTGGTGTTCACCAACTTCTTCGACGCCATGGGCACCATGACCGGCCTGGCCAAGAGCGCCGGCGTGGCCCACAAGGACGGCACGTTCCCCCGGCTCAAGTCGGCCTTTGTCGTGGAAGGCATCGGCGCCGTCGCCGGCGGTGCCACTTCCGGCTCCTCCAACACCGTGTACATCGACTCCGCGGCAGGGATCGGCGAAGGCGCCCGCACCGGCCTGGCATCGGTGGTTACTGGAGTGCTGTTCCTGGGCTCGATGTTCCTCACCCCGCTCACCAGCGTGGTTCCGCTTGAAGTCGCTGCCGCCGCACTGGTGGTGGTGGGCGCCATGATGATGGCACAGATCCGCGAGATCAAGTTCAGCAAGTTCAGCGTGGCCCTGCCGGCGTTCCTCACCATCGTGACCATGCCGCTGAGCTACTCGATCGCCAACGGCATCGGGGTTGGCTTCGTCAGCTGGGCCATCATCGGGGCTGCTTCCGGGAAGTTCAAAAAGATCCATCCGCTGATGTGGGTGGTCAGCGCCGGATTCCTGGTGTACTTCGCCCGCGGACCCATCAACGTCCTGCTCGGGGCCTGA
- the pucL gene encoding factor-independent urate hydroxylase: protein MSSKIILGENQYGKAEVRVVKITRDTARHEIEDLNVTSQLRGDFAAAHLEGDNAHVVATDTQKNTIYAFARDGIGSPEAFLLRLGEHFTSSFDWVTGGRWEAESYSWNRIQAHGSEHDHSFVRNGQEVRTAVLVRDGATTHLISGLKDLTVLKSTQSGFVGYPRDRYTTLPETTDRILATDVSARWRFKTGTDFSTLDFNKGYDDVKALLLEGFTEKYSHALQQTLFDMGTKVLEAHSEIDEIKFSMPNKHHFLVDLSPFGLDNPNEVFFAADRPYGLIEATVQREDAAAAPAAWSGIAGFC, encoded by the coding sequence ATGAGCAGCAAGATCATCCTCGGCGAAAACCAGTACGGCAAGGCGGAGGTCCGGGTCGTCAAGATCACCCGCGATACAGCCCGGCACGAGATTGAAGACCTGAACGTCACCTCGCAGTTGCGGGGCGACTTCGCCGCGGCCCACCTTGAGGGCGACAACGCCCACGTGGTGGCAACGGACACCCAGAAGAACACCATCTACGCCTTTGCCCGGGACGGCATCGGTTCCCCGGAAGCGTTCCTGCTGCGCCTCGGCGAGCACTTCACGTCCAGCTTCGACTGGGTTACCGGCGGCCGCTGGGAAGCCGAGTCCTACAGCTGGAACCGTATCCAGGCCCACGGCAGCGAACACGACCACTCCTTCGTCCGCAACGGCCAGGAAGTCCGCACCGCCGTCCTGGTCCGCGACGGCGCCACCACCCACCTGATCTCGGGACTCAAGGATCTGACGGTGCTGAAGTCCACCCAGTCCGGCTTCGTCGGCTATCCGCGGGACCGCTACACCACCCTGCCGGAAACCACGGACCGGATCCTCGCCACGGATGTCTCCGCCCGGTGGCGCTTCAAGACCGGAACCGATTTCAGCACCCTTGACTTCAATAAGGGCTACGACGACGTCAAGGCACTCCTGCTCGAAGGGTTCACCGAGAAGTACTCCCATGCACTGCAGCAGACCCTGTTCGACATGGGCACCAAAGTCCTGGAAGCCCACAGCGAGATCGACGAGATCAAGTTCTCAATGCCCAACAAGCACCACTTCCTGGTGGACCTCTCCCCCTTCGGCCTCGACAACCCCAATGAGGTCTTCTTCGCCGCAGACCGTCCCTACGGTTTGATTGAGGCCACCGTCCAGCGGGAAGACGCAGCCGCAGCTCCCGCCGCCTGGTCCGGCATCGCCGGATTCTGCTAA
- a CDS encoding nucleobase:cation symporter-2 family protein: MNTKKKLAAAAAGKKHQQARPEDERLSVGSSFAYGFQHVLTMYGGIVAVPLIVGQAAGLPPADIGVLIAAALFMGGLATILQTVGIPFFGSQLPLVQGVSFAGVATMVAIVTTGGGIQSVFGAVIVSAAIGLLIAPVFSKIVRFFPPVVTGTVITTIGLTLMPVAANWAMGGNRNAENYGSMENIGLAAITLALVLLLSKLGNATISRLSILLAMVIGTLVAVATGMANFSKVGDGPIVAFPAPFHLGAPTFEIAAIISMLIVVLVILTETMADILAVGEIIGTKVDSKRIAAGLRADMGSSLIAPVFGSFTQSAFAQNVGLVAVTRIKSRYVVAAGGVILVILGLLPVLGRVVAAVPTAVLGGAGIVLFGTVAASGIRTLAKVEYKNNMNLIIVATSIGFGMIPIAAPAFYDKFPDWFATIFHSGISSAAVMAILLNLLFNHLKAGNSDNQSVFVAGTGRVIKEEDLACLEHGDRYENGKLIDCNGNEVRVESADKASEH; encoded by the coding sequence ATGAACACCAAGAAGAAGCTGGCCGCTGCGGCCGCCGGCAAGAAGCACCAGCAGGCCCGCCCGGAGGACGAGCGGTTGTCCGTAGGAAGCAGTTTTGCCTACGGCTTCCAGCACGTGCTGACCATGTACGGCGGCATCGTTGCCGTGCCGCTTATCGTCGGCCAGGCTGCCGGGTTGCCCCCTGCCGACATCGGCGTCCTGATCGCCGCCGCGCTCTTCATGGGCGGGCTTGCCACCATCCTCCAGACCGTGGGCATCCCTTTCTTCGGCTCCCAGTTGCCGCTGGTCCAGGGCGTATCCTTCGCAGGCGTGGCCACGATGGTCGCCATCGTCACCACCGGCGGAGGCATTCAGTCCGTCTTCGGCGCGGTCATCGTTTCGGCCGCCATCGGGTTGTTGATCGCGCCGGTCTTCTCGAAGATCGTGCGGTTCTTCCCACCGGTGGTCACCGGTACTGTCATCACGACCATTGGCCTCACACTGATGCCGGTCGCCGCTAACTGGGCCATGGGAGGGAACAGGAATGCCGAGAACTACGGCAGTATGGAAAACATCGGCCTCGCGGCGATCACACTGGCCCTCGTTCTCCTCCTGAGCAAGCTCGGCAACGCGACCATCTCCCGGCTCTCGATCCTGCTGGCCATGGTCATCGGAACCCTGGTCGCCGTCGCAACCGGGATGGCCAACTTCTCCAAGGTCGGGGATGGCCCGATCGTCGCCTTCCCCGCGCCATTCCACCTCGGCGCCCCCACCTTCGAGATCGCCGCGATCATCTCCATGCTGATCGTCGTCCTGGTCATCCTCACCGAAACCATGGCCGACATCCTGGCCGTCGGGGAAATCATCGGAACCAAGGTCGACTCGAAACGCATCGCCGCCGGCCTCCGTGCAGACATGGGCTCCAGCCTCATCGCCCCGGTCTTCGGCTCCTTCACGCAAAGCGCGTTCGCCCAGAACGTCGGCCTGGTGGCAGTCACCAGGATCAAGAGCCGATACGTCGTAGCAGCCGGCGGCGTCATCCTGGTTATCCTCGGGCTTCTGCCGGTCCTGGGCCGTGTTGTGGCAGCCGTACCCACCGCAGTCCTGGGCGGGGCAGGCATTGTCCTGTTCGGCACCGTAGCTGCCAGTGGCATTCGCACCCTCGCCAAAGTCGAGTACAAAAACAACATGAACCTGATCATCGTGGCGACCTCCATCGGCTTCGGCATGATCCCCATCGCCGCCCCGGCCTTCTACGACAAGTTCCCCGACTGGTTCGCGACCATCTTCCACTCCGGCATCAGCTCAGCCGCCGTCATGGCCATCCTGCTGAACCTGCTCTTCAACCACCTCAAGGCCGGCAACTCGGACAACCAGTCCGTGTTCGTGGCCGGCACAGGACGGGTCATCAAGGAAGAAGACCTTGCATGCCTCGAGCACGGCGACCGCTACGAAAACGGGAAACTCATCGACTGCAACGGCAATGAAGTCCGGGTCGAGTCCGCCGATAAGGCCTCAGAACACTAA
- the ligD gene encoding non-homologous end-joining DNA ligase, translating to MNPSKTPAEILDIDGAEVRISSPDKMVFPEPGLTKLDLVRYYLAVAEGALRGAGGRPMVLKRFPKGIDAEPFFQKRVPENHPDFIDTTTLRYASGTSAEEAVIRDAAGLAWVINLGCLDLNPHPVRAEDLEHPDELRVDLDPMPGVDWSQIVDVAYVAQEVLEDVGLVGWPKTSGSRGLHVLVRIAPEWSYRDVRLAAETLAREVENRAPGLATARWWKEERGESVFVDFNQNAKDRTVASAYSVRSLPDARVSTPLAWSEVRSIRPEQFTVPTVLERFADVGDPHAGIDAAVGSLEGLLALATELGPAEKAPRAGDGAGRRQSMMPLIEVARTKTKPEALAALDEWKARHADVVPALHPADVLMDGMRGSSSLWYRVRVNLQHVPEAGRPPQEELIADYDPWAGKEWPGRQGS from the coding sequence ATGAACCCGTCGAAGACACCGGCTGAGATTCTCGATATCGACGGGGCCGAGGTCCGCATCTCGAGCCCGGACAAGATGGTTTTCCCCGAGCCCGGCCTGACCAAGCTGGACCTGGTGCGGTACTACCTGGCCGTCGCGGAGGGCGCGTTGCGCGGTGCGGGGGGCCGGCCGATGGTGCTCAAACGCTTCCCGAAGGGCATCGACGCGGAGCCGTTCTTCCAGAAGCGCGTGCCCGAAAACCACCCTGACTTTATCGACACCACCACGCTCCGTTATGCGTCGGGGACGTCGGCCGAGGAGGCCGTCATCCGTGATGCGGCAGGCCTGGCCTGGGTTATTAATCTTGGCTGCCTCGACCTCAACCCGCATCCGGTGCGTGCCGAGGACCTCGAGCATCCCGACGAGCTGCGGGTAGACCTCGATCCCATGCCGGGGGTCGACTGGTCACAGATCGTGGACGTCGCCTATGTGGCGCAGGAGGTCCTGGAGGATGTGGGGCTTGTGGGCTGGCCGAAGACGAGCGGATCGCGGGGACTCCACGTTCTGGTGCGCATCGCCCCGGAGTGGTCTTACCGCGACGTGCGGCTTGCTGCCGAAACGCTCGCCCGGGAGGTTGAAAACCGGGCGCCCGGGCTCGCCACGGCTCGATGGTGGAAGGAGGAGCGCGGCGAGAGTGTGTTCGTCGACTTCAACCAGAACGCGAAGGACCGTACTGTGGCGTCCGCTTACTCGGTCCGTTCCCTGCCCGACGCCCGGGTCTCCACGCCGCTCGCCTGGAGTGAGGTCCGCTCCATTCGGCCGGAACAATTCACGGTGCCCACGGTGCTCGAACGTTTTGCAGACGTGGGTGATCCCCACGCCGGCATCGACGCTGCGGTGGGCTCGCTCGAAGGCCTCCTGGCCCTGGCTACCGAGCTCGGGCCGGCCGAGAAGGCGCCGCGCGCGGGTGATGGCGCGGGCCGCCGGCAGTCAATGATGCCGCTCATCGAGGTTGCGCGCACCAAGACCAAGCCGGAAGCCCTCGCGGCACTCGACGAGTGGAAGGCCCGGCATGCAGATGTGGTCCCGGCCCTGCACCCCGCCGATGTGCTCATGGATGGGATGCGCGGATCGAGTTCGCTCTGGTACCGGGTGCGGGTAAACCTGCAGCACGTTCCCGAAGCCGGGCGTCCGCCCCAGGAGGAGCTCATCGCCGACTATGACCCCTGGGCCGGCAAGGAATGGCCGGGGCGCCAGGGATCCTGA
- a CDS encoding NAD-dependent malic enzyme, which yields MANPSPGNSITLRVEAPSSFSATSELAAAVGAAGAAITALDVTESHHETLVVDVTCNTTDDDHAGRVKDALNALDGVTVQHVSDRTFLMHLGGKLEVVPKVALRNRDDLSRAYTPGVARVCLAIAEDPAAARNLTVKRNTIAVVTDGSAVLGLGNIGPAAALPVMEGKAALFKQFANVDAWPVCLDTQDTEEIISIVKALAPVYGGVNLEDIAAPRCFEIENRLREELDIPVFHDDQHGTAIVTLAALVNALRVVDKKLSEVKIVVSGVGAAGSAIIQLLKAQGARHIVAAGRSGAIHSGEEYGDEHRSWIAANTNGEGFSGTLHEALKGADVFIGVSAPHVIGEEQVASMAADAIVFAMANPTPEIDPVIASRHAAVVATGRSDFPNQINNVLAFPGFFRGLLDAGASDITPEMLVAAADAIANRVADDELNASYIIPSVFDPHVAADVAAAVAAAARSANVAATAEQAGNAAAAPVAALASA from the coding sequence ATGGCGAACCCCAGCCCCGGAAACTCGATCACCCTGCGCGTGGAAGCACCGTCAAGCTTCAGCGCCACCAGCGAACTGGCCGCGGCGGTCGGTGCAGCCGGCGCCGCGATTACCGCCCTGGACGTCACCGAGTCCCACCACGAGACGCTCGTGGTTGACGTCACCTGCAACACCACTGACGACGACCACGCCGGGCGGGTCAAGGACGCCCTGAACGCACTCGATGGCGTCACCGTCCAGCACGTCTCGGACCGCACCTTCCTGATGCACCTGGGCGGCAAGCTTGAAGTCGTCCCCAAAGTAGCCCTGCGCAACCGCGACGATCTGTCACGCGCCTACACTCCCGGCGTCGCCCGCGTGTGCCTCGCCATCGCCGAAGACCCGGCAGCGGCCCGCAACCTGACCGTCAAGCGCAACACCATCGCCGTCGTCACGGACGGCTCGGCTGTCCTGGGCCTGGGCAACATCGGCCCGGCCGCCGCCCTTCCCGTGATGGAAGGCAAGGCAGCGCTGTTCAAGCAGTTCGCCAACGTGGACGCCTGGCCGGTCTGCCTGGACACCCAGGACACCGAGGAAATCATCAGCATCGTCAAGGCACTGGCCCCTGTCTACGGCGGCGTCAACCTCGAGGACATCGCCGCCCCGCGTTGCTTCGAGATCGAAAACCGGCTTCGCGAGGAACTGGACATCCCGGTGTTCCACGACGATCAGCACGGCACCGCCATCGTCACCCTCGCCGCCCTGGTTAACGCCCTCCGCGTCGTCGACAAGAAGCTCTCCGAGGTGAAAATCGTCGTCTCCGGTGTCGGCGCCGCCGGTTCCGCCATCATCCAGCTCCTGAAAGCCCAGGGCGCCCGGCACATCGTCGCGGCCGGCCGCTCCGGCGCCATCCACTCGGGTGAAGAATACGGCGACGAACACCGCAGCTGGATTGCCGCCAACACCAACGGGGAAGGCTTCTCCGGCACGCTGCACGAGGCCCTCAAGGGAGCCGACGTGTTCATCGGCGTCAGCGCCCCGCATGTGATCGGCGAGGAACAGGTGGCCTCCATGGCGGCGGACGCCATCGTCTTTGCCATGGCCAACCCCACACCGGAGATCGACCCCGTTATCGCGTCAAGGCACGCCGCAGTGGTGGCCACCGGCCGCAGCGACTTCCCCAACCAGATCAACAACGTGCTGGCCTTCCCCGGTTTCTTCCGGGGACTGCTGGACGCCGGCGCATCGGACATCACTCCGGAGATGCTGGTGGCCGCCGCGGATGCCATTGCCAACCGGGTGGCTGACGACGAGCTGAATGCCAGCTACATTATCCCCAGCGTCTTCGATCCCCATGTGGCTGCGGACGTGGCTGCAGCCGTGGCCGCGGCCGCCCGCTCCGCCAACGTGGCAGCCACGGCCGAGCAGGCCGGGAATGCCGCCGCGGCTCCCGTTGCCGCCCTGGCCAGCGCCTGA
- a CDS encoding 8-oxoguanine deaminase, with product MNQPAAPAAASRLWIRNPQAAFTANQLDASGGVVVSGGTIVEVLAAGQQPSAPCRQTFDAGSHVLLPGLINTHHHFYQTLTRAWGPVANAPLFPWLQNLYPVWARLTPRDLELAATAALAELLLSGCTTAADHHYLFPAGLEDAIDIEVEAVRRLGMRATLTRGSMTLGTGDGGLPPQSTVQAPEVVLADSERLVGRYHERGGDAVIQIALAPCSPFSVTKEVMAESAALAERLDVRLHTHLAETLDEEDFCREMFGLRTVDYLDSVGWLTDRTWLGHGIHFSDAEIARLGAAGTAVAHCPTSNMRLASGTARVLEMEDAGVPVGLGVDGSASNDASNMILEARQALYLQRLRYGADVPVERALGWATKGSAAVLGRPGLGQLAPGMQADLALFRLDDLRFSGSHDPVAAMLLCAADRADRVMVGGQWRVADGQIPGLDVAGLIAEHSAAAHRLVNG from the coding sequence ATGAACCAGCCCGCCGCTCCTGCCGCCGCCTCCCGCCTCTGGATCAGGAATCCGCAGGCCGCCTTCACCGCCAACCAGCTGGACGCCTCCGGCGGCGTGGTGGTCAGCGGCGGGACCATCGTTGAGGTCCTGGCAGCAGGACAGCAGCCCTCGGCCCCCTGCCGGCAGACGTTCGACGCCGGCAGCCACGTGCTGCTGCCGGGCCTGATCAACACGCACCACCACTTCTACCAAACCCTCACGCGGGCCTGGGGGCCGGTGGCCAATGCGCCGCTGTTCCCCTGGCTGCAGAACCTCTACCCGGTGTGGGCCCGGCTCACGCCGCGGGACCTGGAGCTCGCCGCCACAGCCGCCCTTGCCGAGCTGCTGCTCTCCGGCTGCACCACGGCCGCTGACCATCACTACCTCTTTCCTGCCGGCCTGGAAGATGCCATCGACATCGAAGTGGAAGCCGTGCGGCGGCTGGGAATGCGCGCCACGCTGACCCGGGGTTCCATGACGCTGGGAACGGGCGACGGCGGCCTGCCGCCGCAGTCAACAGTGCAGGCTCCCGAAGTGGTACTGGCAGACAGCGAACGGCTGGTTGGCCGGTACCACGAGCGCGGCGGGGACGCGGTGATCCAGATTGCCCTGGCCCCCTGCTCACCGTTCTCCGTGACAAAGGAAGTCATGGCCGAAAGCGCGGCGCTCGCCGAGCGGCTGGACGTGCGGCTGCACACCCACCTGGCGGAGACCCTGGACGAGGAGGACTTCTGCCGGGAGATGTTCGGGCTGCGGACCGTCGACTACCTGGACAGCGTGGGCTGGCTGACGGACCGCACCTGGTTGGGGCACGGCATCCACTTCAGCGACGCCGAGATTGCCAGGCTGGGAGCCGCGGGCACCGCCGTCGCGCACTGCCCCACTTCAAATATGCGGCTGGCGTCAGGCACCGCGCGGGTCCTGGAAATGGAGGACGCGGGTGTCCCGGTGGGGCTGGGGGTGGACGGCTCGGCGTCGAACGATGCCTCCAACATGATCCTCGAAGCCCGGCAGGCACTGTATTTGCAGAGGCTGCGCTACGGGGCGGATGTTCCGGTGGAGCGGGCCCTTGGCTGGGCCACGAAGGGCTCTGCCGCCGTACTGGGCCGCCCGGGACTGGGCCAGCTGGCACCCGGAATGCAGGCGGACCTGGCACTGTTCCGGCTTGACGACCTGCGTTTCTCCGGCAGCCACGATCCCGTCGCGGCCATGCTGCTGTGCGCCGCGGACCGGGCGGACCGGGTTATGGTCGGCGGGCAGTGGCGGGTGGCGGACGGGCAAATTCCCGGGTTGGACGTGGCCGGGCTCATCGCGGAACACTCGGCCGCGGCACACAGACTCGTGAACGGCTGA
- a CDS encoding XdhC family protein produces MLDLIPLPGSWVPSLAGRQFAVATIVAATGSVPRPVGTSMIVTGSGAVLGSLSGGCVEGAVVALALEAMDDGGTRRKTFGFSSHDAFAAGLTCGGELDIHIEPVPADLPGETAQHPLRTSLRQLADLEPDQPVALVRRVGTSGGGAVVLSDPANFRAAACPELAGLLRSKGSLSAESLLQAEALVRSGGAGVVRLAEPGHCPPGRFGGDQHQDPGAEAILVESRLAPPRMLVFGANDFGAALIPAAKLLGYHVTLVDARPAFASQPRFAAADEVVTDWPHRYLAAESAAGRLDSRAVAAVLTHDPKFDLPLLETALALDLAYIGAMGSRRSHLQRVDSLLTAGVAPERIAQLHSPIGLDLGAVTPAEVAVSITAELIAARNRAASCTPLRDWSGPIHQQQTRRGTQPAPTNVSPQEIAWT; encoded by the coding sequence ATGCTTGACCTGATTCCCCTGCCCGGCTCCTGGGTGCCGTCACTTGCAGGCCGGCAGTTCGCAGTCGCCACCATCGTGGCGGCCACCGGTTCGGTACCGCGGCCCGTGGGCACGTCCATGATCGTCACCGGGTCCGGTGCCGTGCTCGGCAGCCTCTCCGGCGGCTGCGTGGAAGGCGCCGTGGTGGCGCTCGCGCTCGAAGCAATGGACGACGGCGGGACCCGCCGGAAGACCTTCGGCTTCAGTTCCCACGATGCCTTCGCCGCCGGGCTCACCTGCGGGGGAGAACTGGACATCCACATTGAACCGGTGCCTGCGGACCTGCCCGGCGAGACCGCCCAACACCCGCTCCGGACCTCGCTGCGGCAACTCGCGGACCTGGAGCCGGACCAACCCGTGGCGCTGGTACGCCGCGTGGGCACTTCCGGAGGCGGCGCCGTCGTACTTTCCGACCCGGCGAACTTCCGGGCGGCTGCCTGCCCGGAACTGGCAGGGCTGCTGCGTTCCAAGGGGTCCCTCAGTGCGGAGTCCCTGCTTCAGGCGGAAGCCCTGGTCCGCAGCGGCGGCGCAGGGGTTGTCCGGCTGGCCGAACCCGGCCATTGCCCTCCGGGCCGGTTCGGCGGGGACCAGCACCAGGACCCGGGCGCGGAAGCCATCCTGGTGGAGTCCCGGCTCGCCCCGCCGCGGATGCTGGTGTTCGGCGCCAACGATTTCGGCGCCGCGCTGATTCCGGCCGCCAAGCTGCTGGGCTACCACGTGACCCTGGTTGACGCCCGTCCCGCGTTCGCGTCGCAGCCGCGCTTTGCCGCCGCTGATGAAGTGGTGACTGACTGGCCGCACCGCTACTTGGCCGCAGAGTCGGCAGCCGGGCGCCTGGACAGCCGCGCGGTGGCCGCCGTACTCACCCACGACCCGAAGTTCGACCTCCCGCTGCTGGAAACCGCACTGGCCCTGGACCTCGCCTACATCGGCGCGATGGGTTCCCGCCGCAGCCACCTCCAGCGGGTGGACAGCCTCCTGACCGCGGGCGTCGCGCCGGAGCGGATCGCCCAGCTGCACTCACCCATCGGCCTGGACCTGGGCGCCGTCACGCCCGCCGAAGTGGCGGTCTCCATCACGGCGGAACTCATCGCTGCCCGCAACCGTGCGGCCAGCTGCACGCCGCTCCGCGATTGGTCCGGCCCCATCCATCAACAGCAAACGCGCCGCGGAACCCAGCCCGCGCCCACCAACGTTTCCCCGCAGGAGATCGCATGGACATGA